The Asterias amurensis chromosome 16, ASM3211899v1 genomic sequence TGTTATACAAATTCAAAGATCAATGTAATCAATCTGATCAATACCATCAATAAATCTTGTCAAGATAATCAATAAATGGAGTCAAATCATTCAAGTCCTCAATCCGAAATTATAACGTTTTCAAAATAACTGATAATTTATATCAATCGATTCATCCTTTGTTCAATCACATAAATAAAGTCAATGTGATCATAATTAATCATCAATCATTTCATCGATCAGATAAATAAAAGCAGCTTTAAGATCAATCAATCATAGCActgaaaacagtttaaaaaagaatcaatcaatcaatcaatcaatcaatcactcaatcaaacaatcaatcaaataCTCATTAAACCATCAAGTTATGCAATAtataaaccaatcaatcaattaatccaCACAGAATGTAATAATCATTCATTctttcaaactgatatttatttccatacttcacgaaaacagagtacaaacaatgtttttaaggaataaccaataaacaaagctatttaatgagggtaagaaaaaaagtaaatagagtatggaggcatcatctggaagccgaggcttatGTGGGGAATATCTTTCCTATCCTTTCGGTCAATTTGACTACAAACACAACTCTATTAAATTGACCCCAGTTTAGGGTACAAAACATTTACTGTGCACAATAATACAGTCCAGCGGAACCACCTAGTGGTTTAATCAATTTGCGGGTGTGAGCCCAAGGGTACATTCTTTTGCGCTTAGAGCAGCCCAACTTGCGATTAACTAAACAGTGCTGCAGTTTTTAGAGCTATTAGAGCTCAGCAAACATTAATGATCATGTCATTGATTCAAAATACAGTGTAAGCATGCAGCAACAAGACATTGTGATCTTGTAGAGAGTTTTTCTTGAGATTTTAGCCCCATAATACATAAAtcttggttcatacttcctatgCATGCTAATGAGATACAATTTGTAACAATTGATTcccaacagttgaactgtgttcaactcctaCAAAAGTatgctgcgaaaacagccaatCAAATTTCACGTCGCATTCGCAGGGAGTCTGAACCAGACTTTACGTCTAATTTCAGCAATCGATGTTCTTACCCGTTTAGCCAGTGTCAGAGCTGTTTGCATCAGGTCCACCATACTCGTCTTGGTGCTCACGTTGTAGAAAGCGTACGCAGCCTTTAGCTTTTTGTGTACAGGATGGTGCATAATGGAGGAGGGCAGTGTGTAGTAACTAATAAAGTCCGTCACATTGCCATCATCGTTCTGCAAAATaagaaatacaaataacaaatgaaaaaagaacaaatagcattcggactgcctctagctaccgggcaatctcggcaGTTTAGttagtatgacactgctctagaattgtaaaggttgtggattcgaatcccacccaagtaatatgcctgtgattttgttttttccacagaactcgggaaagtaccgagtatacagtgctaacacatattgGTGTATATGGATGAAACCAAATGTGCACTAATGCAAACAAATTCCTTAAAAAATGACTTTACCGTACACACTCACCTCTAAGACGTATGTACTGATGATGCCCTCAACGGGTGTGAACCAATGGCGGAATTCTTCCTGTAAACATCAAGGAAATAAAAGTAGACAAATAATGAAATCAGGTAAAGTTCGGAACTGTAGAGTTTTAGAAATCAGGGCCCTAATCAataaacattttcacaaataataataataaaataataatatcaaagtcttatatagcgcatgtatctaccaaataaAGTACTCAATGCGCTACGTATATACAAagtttcagaaagataggttattgcagtgataaatttcgagacccaattagttagcaccttacaagggtttacaaggtgctacggcgcataccgcagccacagccaggaacaccggggtgaaccccttctcttttcgataagtgcactgggttcttttacatgccttacacaacacataagaacaacggctttacgtccaatcaATAGGAcgaaatacccattgcgcaagctggtctagctagggatcaaacttgagcgctacctagaccagcatgcacctcattcaatgCCTACAGCGCgcataccgagtatttgcgataaggccTATGGCTCTGCTAACAGTGAAATTCCATGCCTAAAGAGAGATACATATCCGGGGGCTCCATTTTTACACTGGATCGTAGGCCCAAGGCTAATGGATTTAGAgttaggccagtaaacttaGGACCAAACAAGTCCGGCAgtcttttgttttacaattgaATAACAATACCTCACTGTGTAACATCTTGAACtgaaacaaattatgttcagATGCTGACTTTTGAGTTTGGAAAATACATCTCACTTCTGTTGAATAATAAGCAGGCAGCAACCTATTCAGCTTGGGGAATATTGGTGTATGTCTGTAGACATCACACCAATATACTTcataaataggatttgaaactttgcatggtggaaattcgatatacatgtagttaggtttgcggtaacaccatgtaatgactatctcgaaatgagttggggtggttctaaaaagaaccattggtttcaactacttgttctttgtagttgaaaccaacagttcttttaaaccattggtttcaactacttgttctttgtagttgaaaccaacaattcttttaagaaccaccccaactcattaagagaaagtcattacatggtgttaccccaaaccttTCCGTATCCTACTTCATAAGCTTCACATTGGTACGAGTGAGTCGTTGGTTCTTACCTCGTTGAAGATCGGAGCCATGGCGAACTTCTTCTGGTAGGACTTGAGGAGTATGCAGCAGGCTGGGATGTCACTGTCCTCCAGTGGGCGCATGTTAAGCTTGGGTTTCTAATTAAAGaagcaaagaaaacaaaaatgtacagttttttttactttagcATTATAGTTTCTTCTGTCAAACTTGCAAAACTTATGCCATGTCATGGTTGACatataagagcaccagactactCAAGCTGTGatgtttttgttcagcagagAGTGGAttcggtcttgacacttgtgtccttaagcaagacactttaacattgggtgcgttcgtttagcttccctgggtcgaccccggtctgccccggtacgttcgaatagctttcccgggtcagcccccagtgccctgcttgtggagtgggtcacttgggggtgacccgaggtacatgccgtcaccacgagagggctagtgtgatcgttcgattagctcttgtcaggggctcacccgagtgagcactgcggggtcgaccccggggaagcttatcgaacgcatccacaaggtgctgtggcccaatatgcagccaatcgaaccaggaacatcggggtgTACCCCTTATCTTTTTgattaagtgcactgggttctattACGTGcaaaacacaacacatgggaccaatggatCTACATCCCAACAGAAGGACGATGCATCATGCCTCAAGTAGGAAGATTATCATGCCTACATTCATATCAATGTCACCAAACTGAGGCTTGATGGAAAAAGTGGTCTGGTGTCTTTTTGTTAAATATGAAACATGGTTTGTAGGTTAGTAAAGCACACGGGGTACATGACCCAAAATGGCTCACCTCAGGAAGCTTGTATAGTTTGATGGTGCGTTGTAGCGTCATATTTCTACCTATGTGGGAGAACTTCACATCTATTAGCTTCTTTGGATTCAAGGATCGATGCCAGTACCTGCCATTCAAAATATATGCGCATAATTAAAGGAAGGTATCTGTTTGGAATCCCTCTTAAAATACATGGCAATAAAACCCTGTGGTTAGAACCTACAGTAGCgtttggtagtataaagcattttggaaAACATTTCATTACGCAAGAAAATTGCCGTGTCTCTTCAAGAGATAAGTTCTAGGCCCTGCCATTGAGTGGTTTCAAATAGTCAGTCAACTCGTCAAATATTTGTCTAGAAACTTAGTGCTAAAGAACTCTAAAGCTTCCGACCACTGTGGTTAAACAATGGAAATATGCACGAGTGCGTACCATGCACAGTTCTCCCAAACCATGTCTTcttttgacctcagtgagggtgCTAGGTGAGTTTTTGATGTCACGTGCCAGCAGTCCATCATCATTATAAACTTCCAGATATGGTTATACAAAATTTCTAATACATTCACAGGATAATGCTTTTGAATTCCAGCTTTACAGACTCATCTTGCtaagggttaaaaaaaaaaaaacctggatgAGCGACTTCCGACACTCACCTACAAGTAGCGAGGGGTTTGGGTAGGACCACACCGGCTGTGTAGACAGCCTGGAAGATCCCCTGTTGGTGAACTCTCCTCGTGATCTCTCGGATCAACACAGGGGCAACACGCTTTGATCTCAGCTTCTTGTGAACACAAAGGAAGTTGATCTCTACCATTCGTTGTGTCCTGACGAGAGAAATTGGTTAAAGAAGTTAGCGCCAAAACATAGAATGACTATTTCACTACTTCGAACAATTAATGTGATCAGCTCGGAAAGTTTAGGGAAGAAACCACTTTGCTGACCTAGGCGTTATTCCCGTACAGCAGATGCAATGCCGTTATGAATCTTACCATGGATTTGAGTTTTGAGTGTACTCAAGAGTGCTCACAAAAGCAGTTGAAAATTTGCACGATTTGGGACGGGCTTGCGACAGGCTTGCGATGGATTCCAAAACGTCCAACTTTagtgaagtttttttatttatttttaaatccaTTGCAAACTTGCGACTGACTTTGCGATTTGTGAAGGATATGGGCTGTTTGCGATTGATTTGAAGTTGAGTGAAATAGGCCCCTGGAGTCGATCTCTCCTGATCTCTTTATTAAGCAGTGACTGTATTTGCCGGGAGAAAGGAAAAAATTCAGAAAGCCACTTACTTGTTGTAGATTTGTATGTTGGCTGGTACTCCGCTGATGAAGCCAACCAGTTTGTTATTCAATGCTACTCGGACTCCACAGTGCCACTCTTTTAACCAGCCCGGAGGGGTAAGAGCCCTGTCATGGcataaattgaaaaacaatttaaGTTGTTAAAGCTACAGGTTActgtgaataataataataataatagcaataataataataatgaaccattaactttgtaggttttgaaactgtgcatggtaGAAATAAGATattgaaaggtttgcggtaacaccttgtaatgactatctctaatgagagATTAAATAAATTCACTGTCTGAGCTTGTTTTATGTCGTCCGAAAGACTATTCCATAATTCTGTTGCAGATGCTGCAAAAGCTCTGGCCCCATTACACTTAATGAAAGTCGAGGGACAAACTAAGAGAGACTTGGATTTAGAGCGAACACTACGAACTGGATGATATTTTTGGATGAGTTCCTGGAGATAAGTTGGGCCCAAACCTTGCAAACGTAAGAATTCTAATGAAAGTATCTTATACTGAATACGGTATTTTGTTAGGAGCCAATGTAAATCATGCAAAATAGGAGAAATGTGGTCACGCTTTTGAATACTTGTCACCAATCTAGCAGCCGAGTTTGGGATTCTTTGAAGCTTTTTAGTATGTACATCGGTTGGTCCATACAAAATGCTGTTACAAAAATCAATGCGAGacattacatgtaaatgaagaGGTGTCTATCATCAGATTCAGAAAAGCTAGCGGCCAAAACACCTAGGCCCTGTTAACTTACCAAATCAAGAAATCGGCCGAGTAGTCAAACCGAAACATGTTGTCGTCATCCTCAACGTAATTTTCATTCAGCAGTGTGTACAACTCTTGTAACTGTGggttgaaaaatcacaagttgaTTTATTGAGACCAATTAATAACTTACTCCACATCAGTGAAGTTAATAGTCCACTAACATGACTAGGCAAAAGTAGAAGTACCAGCTGATTTCctaacatcagggcccaatttcatagagctgcttaagcacaaaattttgcttaagcaaaacaaaacttgcttagtaaaatcagattaccgaccaagaccgactcaattgttatgctaagttaacaacagctaaataccagtcacaagcaaagtatatggcatgacatttttgctagtaacatgtgaaaatcaAGCgggctattttcgtgcttaagcaaatttttgcttaagcagctccatgaaattgggccctgcccaGGTAGTACTGAAAAAgcgggacagttcttttcagataGAGAGAAGTATGCCAATAGctactctgcggcagtacaATAAAAAGCAAGACCTAGTTCCCAAGAACaaaaaatctacacagcaaagtagatatacacatggtgttccgGCAAACCGCATTATACATTGATATATACATAtttaggttaaaggaacacgctgcctcggatcggtcgagttggtctttgaaaagcgttctgtaaccgtttgttatagaatcgatatggttagaaagatgttgtaaaagtagaatacaatgatctacacaaatatgcctcgaaattgcgtggttttcgttttacctcgtcgacaaacacggtcggccatttatgggagtcaaaaatttgactcccataaatggccgaccgtgttagttcgcgacgtaaaatgaaaacagtgcaattttgagagatacttgggctgatcattatattctactttgaaaacatctttctaaccatatgcatttcataacaaacggtttcaaacgcttttcatagaccaactcgtccgatccgaggcaacgtgttcctttaatatcagggcccaatttcatagctctgcttaacagcaaatttttgtgcttactgtagcagaaaaacttGCTAAAGTGTAAGcgcatttcacaggttagccAGGAAATTTGGCAGCCATCTTGcattgtgttgtcatttatcttcgtgcagtaagcaccgaaagattagcatgcctttttgtgtgcttacagttagcagcactatgaaatggaaatcattCAGTTAGCATAAAATTggctgttaaagacagtggactcaatcggtaattgtcaaagactagtcttcttacttggtgtatctcaacatgcacaaaataacaaacctgtgaaaattggtcgtcgaagttgcgagataacaatgaaagaaaaaacacccttgtcacacgaagttgtgtgcgtttagatggttgatttcgagacctcaatttctaaatccgaggtctcgaaatcaaattcgtggaaaattacttctttctcaaaaactatgtcacttcagagggagccgtttctcacaatgttttataccatcaacctccccccattactcgtcgccaagtaaggttttatgctaataattattttgagtaattaccaatagtgtccactgcctttaagcagcgctataaaattgggccctgttctccGAGTACTTACAGTCTCTTGGTTGTGAATGTCCAGGGTATCCCAGACAAACTGTGAGGGTAATGAGAAGGGCTCGGTGCGGACTTCTTCTTTGTTTGCCTCCACTGGCTCGTTCACAATGGGGTCAATGTCTTCATCTATGAGACAGAAACAAAAGGCGGCCATCAAATTAAAGGTAATAAAATAGCGCGGGTTAGATATGAGATGGGAGAAAGAAGTGGCACATAGTGGGATGGAGGACGGAGGAACACCCCCAAAAATTTACGGGAAAAATTATGGGGGCTGGGGATATAATACGGGaatggaaaaaaagaaaagggactTATAAACAATACAATACAGGAAAATAGTaaactgaacaggaaacaaataaacaaaacgggGTAAAGAATCAGAAATAAGATGGGCAAgtgtacgatttcacaaagcactaagattcgcCTTGACTTAGGATTGGACACTTGCCAGAGTGATTTATATTGTGACTCGTGAGTGTCCAGAGAAAATATGGACCTTGAGGGTCCTTTTTAAAACAAGTCTTTAGTCCATCAGAAGAACAAGGACTTGGTTCGTACCTATTTTGGGGACAGGTTGGGTGTCCCAGAAGTTGTAGACCTTTTTCTTGGCATCCTCCATGCTCCTTGCTGGTCCCTGATGTACGAACATCTCCATCGCTCTCTGGAATCACGCAGCTTGGCCATTGATAACTGGGCATTCTGCAGGAGGGAAACAACTCTGTCATAAATGCTGAACATTGCAAGTTCAGTTATTAATGAATGAGTTTGTACAAAActtgccccccaaaaaaactggGGCCTGGAGTGTGGCT encodes the following:
- the LOC139949293 gene encoding LOW QUALITY PROTEIN: glycylpeptide N-tetradecanoyltransferase 2-like (The sequence of the model RefSeq protein was modified relative to this genomic sequence to represent the inferred CDS: inserted 1 base in 1 codon), with amino-acid sequence MAENGDGGSEILLTNSDQNKSTVESEKSGDASIKKDLSNHAIKSNSMANQSNGDDTDGASTSEAKSTAAQANVGSGAVPKEKKKKKKKKKGGEKPGEEVEEAGSAVATNASDLKNAQLSMAKLRDXQRAMEMFVHQGPARSMEDAKKKVYNFWDTQPVPKIDEDIDPIVNEPVEANKEEVRTEPFSLPSQFVWDTLDIHNQETLQELYTLLNENYVEDDDNMFRFDYSADFLIWALTPPGWLKEWHCGVRVALNNKLVGFISGVPANIQIYNKTQRMVEINFLCVHKKLRSKRVAPVLIREITRRVHQQGIFQAVYTAGVVLPKPLATCRYWHRSLNPKKLIDVKFSHIGRNMTLQRTIKLYKLPEKPKLNMRPLEDSDIPACCILLKSYQKKFAMAPIFNEEEFRHWFTPVEGIISTYVLENDDGNVTDFISYYTLPSSIMHHPVHKKLKAAYAFYNVSTKTSMVDLMQTALTLAKRDDFDVFNALDLMENKSFLEKLKFGIGDGNLQYYLYNWRCKTMEPHQIGLVLQ